The Lynx canadensis isolate LIC74 chromosome D4, mLynCan4.pri.v2, whole genome shotgun sequence DNA window AGTCTGGTCCCATCTACACTATGTCCTTAATTAAAGTTTACCAGATAGCTCTGGTCCCTAGTTTCCAGGACTCAGgccaatttttttcattttccttagatTAGTTTGGTTAGGATGTGGTAGATGAGAAGAATTATATACTGCTCTCAAGTCTTCCTCTTACCCTGGTGATACTAAAATTTATTGTGAAAGGATATGTAATTGTAGGCTATACCAGGTCCCCTCCTCTGAATTTCTCTTGGGTTTATAGTTCTCGTGTGGTGCTTCTATCATGCTTTGCCTTGAATAGCAGGGTTGTATGCGTGTTTTTCATTCCCCCCTACCAGATTATAAACTCTGGATGGTGAGATTCCTTGATCATCTTAGAAACCCACCCCCCCAATAATGTGCATATAGTGTTTTATGtcggtttacttatttatgtgttcattttagtGAGTTAATTACTTCTGTGAAAGTTGTTAAAAATTGAAACAGCACCTGTACTATCAATACAGATCACAGCTACCACAACTGCCTGTGAGTGTGTAAATATGGCTTATATGGCAGGAAAATCTGAAGGAGAGTTTCAGTCTTTGCATGTTAGTAAAATCAGGGAATATATAGAAATGCCGCACCTGCCCAAAGTTAAGGGCAGAGagtagatacttttttttttttttaataatctctacacccaacatgtggcttgaattcacaacctgacatcgagagtcgcatgctccaccaactgggccagccaggcaccccagaggtcAGATACTTTTAAATTATAAGGACCATTACCACCTTGACATAGTTGAAAGTAAAGTTACATGacattttccccaagtttttttttttaatgtgtggtaaaaaaaataccactaaatttaccattttaaccattttcaagtgtacaattcagtggcattaattacactCACAATGTTATACAAATGGCAACACTTTCTAATCCCCCAGTTTTTTCATCACAAAACAGAAACTCTACCTATTAAGTAATAACTCCCATTCCTAACTCCCCTGAATCCATGGTAACCTCCAATCTACTTTTGtctctgaatttgcctattctagatatttcacagAAGTGGAGTTATACAACATGtgtccttttctgtctggcttatttgaGTTAATGTTTCTCATGATTTAACACAATGTTGCCAGGTTTATGTCGTAGCATGTATGAGaaattcattactttttttttttttaacctttatttatttttgagacagagagagacagagcatgagcgggggagggtcagagagagagagagacacagaatctgaaacaggctccaggctctgagctgtgagcatagagcccgatgcggggctcaaactcatggaccacgagatcacaacctgagctgaagtcggatgcttaaccgactgagccacccaggtgcccctgagaaattcattattttttgtgttcTGTATTGTCTTTTAGGTATCATTGATTTGTTATAATGTTCAGGTTCTCTATTTCCTTATAGATCTTAAGTCTGGTTTTTCTATCCATTACTGAAAATGAGGAATTGGAGTCATAACCTGTTGTTGTAGATTGGTCTGTTTCTTCATTGtccatttttgcttcatatattttgctcCATATAGATTTCTTAGTGAATATATGTGTATGGTTCTATCTTCTTGATAGAGTGAACCTTTTATCAATCTACTAAtgtctttctttgttcttgtaacctttttgacttaaaatctattttgtctgggggcacctgcggggctcagttgtttaaatgtctgacttcagctcaggtcatgatatcacgggttcatgagttcaagccccacatcgtgctcgcTGCTGTTAGTTCatagctgcttcagattctgtctccctctctctctctctctctctctgcccctcctctcattCAAGCGCACGCgcgtgtgctcgctctctctctctctcaagatgagtaaacataaaaaaaaagtctattttgtctgataataaTACAGCCACTCCATCTCTCTCGGTTACtctttgcatggaatatcttttctatcattttacttGTGTGTTATATGTTGTCTctcatagaaaatatataaataaaccatgttttttaatccattctgccagTCTCCACCTTTTAATTGGAGAGTGTAATCCGTTTACATTTAAGTACTGGTGAGAAAGGATTTACTTCTACCATTTAGCTGTTTTCTGTATACcttgtatgttttttgtttctcaatTTCTCCATTactaccttttaaaaacatttattaaaaaaataaagcatttattcttttttggcaTGCCATTTGATTCCTTTCACTCCTTTtcatgtatattattattttcttagtagTTACATTGAGATTTACGATTAATCTCTTAAACTGTTCCTTACACCTCCATCCCTTTCCCTTCATTTTGTTATTGTCATGGATTACATCTTCATACATTGCCTATTTATGTTGATTTATAAGTATTGTTTTATGAATTTGCATTTTCAAGCATACAGGAAAAAAGTTATAAGTCAAAATAATAACAGCTTTTATGTTTATGTTGTTAACCTTTATCATTGGTCTTTATTCCTTCATATGCCATTGAATTACtacctagtattttttttttttaatattcatttattatttttgagagacaaaaagagacagagtgcaagcaggggaggaacagagaaagagggaaacacagagcacttgaagcaggctccaggctgtgaggtgtcagcacagagcccgatgcagggcctgaacccacggagatcatgacctgagtgagctcaagtcggatgcttaaccgactgagccacccaggcgcccttacctAGTATTCTTTTATCTCAGCTTGAAGGATAcctttttatcatttcttgtaGAAAAGTTCTGGTaatgaatggggcacctgggtggctcagtcggttgagcatccgacttcggctcaggtcatgatcttgcagtttgtgagttcgagctccacgtcgggctctgtgctaacagctcgaagcctggagcctgcttcagaattctgtgtcttctccatctctcagcccctcccccgctcatgctctgtgtctttctgtctctaaataataaataaacataaaaaagaaaagttctggtAATGAATACCCTTACCTTTTTATCTGGGagtgtcttaatttcttcttcattcaaGAAAAGGTAGTTTTGCCAGATACAGAATTATCGGTTGACAGTTTTTTCTTCTAGCACTTTAAATATGCCATACTACTACTTTCTGACatgtatggttttttttaaggTGTGAATCTTAATTGAAGATGTCTTTCATGTGATGAGGCATTTCCTTCTTACTGCGTTCAGCTCCCTTGTCTTTGACTTTCTACTTACTATTTAACTTACAATGTGTCTAATGTGGATCTCTTTCGTTTTATCCtgcttggagtttgttgagcttcctGGATGTATAGGTTTCTCTTTTATccaatttgggaagttttctacCAGTATTTCTTTTAATACCTTTTCTAGTCTTTGAGACTCCCATGGTGTGCATTTGGTACATTTAATGATGTCCCACAGTTACCTGACACagtgttcatttctcttcatttttctcaccACTCCTCTGACTCAATAATTTCAATTGCCTTGTCTTTGagtttggtgacttttttttcttctgcctattTTAAATCTGCGGACTTTTTACTTCAACTTGTATTGGTTTCCTGTGTCTTtcaaacaaaacaccacagactaggtggcttaaataacaggatttttttttttttctcacaattctagaggctAGAAGAGCAAGATCATGGTGTCTGTAGATTTGGTTTATCCTGAGGCCTTTCTCctcagcttgcagatggccaccttttCACGTGTCTTCACATTGTGTACCCCCTAGATGCTGCTGTGTGTccaaatttaatttcttacaaGAATActagtcagattggattagggcccaccctagtAACTCTATTTTAATGACCTCTTTAAAGGCCTCATATACAAATACTGTCACATTCTAGGGTTTTGAGGGGCGGTTAGGGCTTCAACTATTCTtctcagctccagaatttctgtttggttcctttttataatttctatctctttactgACATTATTCTcctgatttcctttagtttttgtccaTAGTGGGGTTTTtcgtgtgcgtgtgcgcgcacgcgtgtgttTTAAGCAATTTGAGCATATGTAAGATAATTGATTTACTTTAGTATGACTGGTAATTCTAATGTCGAGAATCCCCCAAGTATAGTTTCtaatattcttttccttgtgaATGCAtctctcttccttgttcttttatACTTTGTAATTTTTGGTTGAGAACTAGAACATTTTAAGTATTCGAATATGGTAACTCTTGAAATTAGATCCTTCCCATCCTATGGGACTTCTTTTGTTACTTGTTGAGGGCTGCAGTTGTCGGTTTGCATGACAGTTTTTCCAAGCTATTTTTGCCAAGTCTGTATCCCTTGTTGCATGTGGTCActgaagtttctgttgttttatctGTGTGGTCAGCCTGTGACCTGACAGACTTCCTTAAATACTTTGACCCAGGctcgggggtgggagggagggggagcatgTTTGTCTTTTGAAATCttatgatcaaaaaaaaaaaaaaaaaaaattatgctcagTGCTGCTGGGGAAGCCACTGCTGCCTGAGAGGGCCAGAACAAAGCTGCATGGATCCACCATACTGGCCAGAATGTAAATGCCCCAGTTTTTGGAGGACATATTCCTTGTTGTCCTCCCTGCCACGAGCCAGCCACTCTAGGAGTGGgtcgggggtggggagtgggggttaTAGCTGGTTTGTGCGGGCAGCGCTGCTAGTGAGGTTCAGCAGGCTCTCTCTTCAGCAAGCATTGCCTTGGTTGCTACAAGTGTCTGATCAGATTCCAGAGTTCTCAAATAGTTGATTCTGATCCTTCAACAGCTTACTGGTTGTTTTGATGGTGGGACTGATCCCGAGAGCTTCCTACTCCACCATTTTCTCTGTTATCacttatgacatttatttttatagagttgTTTTTGAAAGTGTTGTTCTCAGTCATTTAACATTACACAACATTATTTGAAATCTTGATGAGAAGATTAATATTCAATAATAGTGTTGGAAAATAGGCTAGACATTTTGGAGGGAAAAGGGCTGGATTCCAACCTTACTCCTTATGCCAAAACAAACTCTTTgtgtattaaacatttaaaagctttaaaaaaaaaaaaaatgctaccagggaggggcacctggctgggtagctcagtcaagtgtccaattcttgattttggttcgggtcatgatctcatattttgtgagtgaagccccgcatcaggcctgcttgggattctctgtctctctccttctctctgtctgcccctcccctgctcttgctccctcaaaataaattaattacttaaaaaaaaaaaaaaagtggtaccagggaaaaaaaactaaatctttttatttatttaaaatagtcttGGAGTTGGGGATGCCTTTCTATGTCTAACACAAAACCCTAGAGCCATAAAAGCAAAGACTgggtaatttatataaatttcaaagttaatttcttacgtttataaaaaactaaaaatcaataagatGAATTGCCCAATTTATTTGAACAAAGAATATAACTGATAATTTATAGGAAAAACACATGACCAGTAAACATGAATAAAGAATATCGTTCTCattcataattaaataaatgttgatcTAAATAATAATGAATCATGGATTATTTACTTAGGAGgcttgcaaactttttttttcttgtttgataaTGTCCAGAATTGTTAAGGGTGTGGAGTGTTATTTACTGTTGATAGGAGTGTGACTTGTTGCAACCTTTCTGGAaagtagctttgtaatatacatCAAAATGTCAAATGCACAgtcctttgacccagcaattccgctGATAGAATTTACCCTATAGATATTTCCAAAGATACGCCAAGATAGTTATGCACAGTATAATTACATTgtgtatttataatagcattcCTCATAATTTCAAAAGCCTAGACAATTGAAATTCTATAAGAGAGCTGCTTAAATTATGGTAAGACCATATAATAGGAACTATATAGTCATTAAACAGCATTGAGTTAGTTCTTTTTGTGCTaatgagaaagtgagagagagagcacaagctgcaGATGGCAGGGAGAcaaggacagaggatcctaagcaggctctgcactgacagcgagctggatgtagggctcaaactcatgaaccgcaagatcatgacctgagccaaagtcggacactcaactgactgagccacccaggtgcccctatttttgttttaaattactatGAAATGTTTTAAGAGGTATAAACCATAAATTAATACTTATTTCTAAAAACACCATCTTACCTCTTAAGATTATTATTGATTTATCTGGTATTTTGTTATCTTCCTAGAAGAGGGAGAATGATGTTATAGGAAAAATAGGATAGGCTTTGAAGTGATGAAGACCTAGAATCACAGCCCAATCTCATAAAAATtagctctggggtgcctgggtggctcagtcggttaagcgtcagacttcggctcaggtcatgcatgatctcacggtccatgagtttgagccccgcgtccagctctgtgctgacagctcagagcctggagcctgcttcagattctgtgtctccctctctctgacgttcccctgttcgtgctctgtctctctctgtctcaaaaataaataaacagtaataaaaattagcTCTTATTTTAACCTTGGTAAAGTTACTTGAACCTGAGTTACTGAACCTGAGAATATCGATCTCTATATTTGCAGTCATTATAAAGTGGAAAAAAGGAGTACAGTCCCTGCTATACAGCACCTACTCAAGAAACattagtttcttttcttggtctttctccctatctctcaaagATGACTTTCAATCTttgggtttttggggttttttttaatgttttttatttatttttgagagaagacaagtgggggaggggcaaagagaggggggcagaggatctgaagcatggTCTGCGCTGACATCagtgagccccgtgtggggcttgaactcacaaactgtgagatcatgaccttagtcgaagtcggacacccagtgcccctgggttttggttttggtttggttttaatcTCATACTTAGAAAACCTGGCATTTAGCAATGTTTGGATATAGTTTTAGAGCCAGATGATGGATAGTGCCAATAAATCTCTTGGGTTactggtttattttaatttactgtgGAATTATGGGGCATGAGCAGGTGTCTAACAGAGTTTATCTTGTGGATTGCTGCTGTTAGAAAGCTTCTCTAATGCTTGACTACCCCactaaatatatttacagtaacCACACAGGCAATCCTTTATTCTTTGTTATAACTTTATCTTCCGATTGAGGTCATTCAGTAACAGGGACAATATTTAGTATGCTCTTTGGTCTGTAAACAGTTTGGAAACCATCAGATAGAAGGAATACCTTGCCTTACTTACCGCTTCATTCTGCTTCATGTCAGAAGCTCCTAAAAGGGCTAAAATTCTGCTGGCAACTAAAGAAAGTCACATTGTTTGGGACTTCAGTGAGTTTGCACCTGTGGTGCTGAAGGACCAAAGGCAAGATTGTTCTGACCACTTCAGCCCCCTTTCCCCTCACTCCTGCACTGGATTTTAGGCTAATGGTCTCCTTTCAGTTCCTTGCAGTGGCTGAGTTCATTCTAGTCTCAGAAACTTTACATAAGTCTTTCCTTCTTCCAACAATTCCATCCTCACTTCCTCACCCCACCTTGGCAAATGTGGATTAAATCTGAGGTCTCTTAAAAATTCTACTGCTTGGACAGGTATCATGTTTGTCTTGACTAGAAATatgtactttgttttatttaggaGATTTGTACAGCTTACAAAGCACATCTCTGAATTCTATTCTCATTCATAGACATAGGCAAAATGAAGAGTTAATACCAGGAAGAGTAGCGGGTCGTTCCTGGCACCCCCGCATCTGCAAGCTTTGCTCTGGGGGATGAATGCTCCACCCACTAATGCCCACAAGCAAGGGGACTCTATGGAACTGTGGAACTTGTCTTAGTTTCCTTAATGATCAATAAGTGTCTCTTTGGGCTGGAATTAGCActcgtttttctttcttttgtagcACTGAACAAGATTTGTGATGAAATGGAGCCTGGAACAAACTCTTTTCGAGTGGAATTTCCTGatttttccagcaccattctGCAGAAACTGAACCAGCAGCGCCAGCAAGGACAATTATGTGATGTCTCCATTGTTGTCCAAGGCCACATTTTCCGGGCACACAAAGCTGTTCTTGCTGCCAGTTCACCCTACTTTTGTGACCAGGTACTCCTGAAAAATAGCAGGAGGATTGTTTTACCTGATGTGATGAACCCAAGAGTGTTTGAGAACATTCTCCTATCTAGTTATACGGGACGTCTAGTAATGCCTGCTCCAGAAATTGTTAGTTACTTAACAGCAGCAAGCTTCCTCCAGATGTGGCATGTGGTAGACAAATGCACTGAGGTTTTAGAGGGAAACCCTACAGTTCTTTGTCAGAAGCTAAATCATGGCAGTGACCACCAGTCTCCTAGCAGCAGTAATTATAATGGCCTGGTCGAGAGCTTTGAGCTGGGCTCTGGGGGCCATACTGATTTCCCCAAAGCCCAAGAACTGAGGGATGGAGAGAATGAAGAGGAGAGCACCAAAGACGAGCTGTCATCTCAACTCACTGAGCACGAATACCTTCCCAGCAACTCGTCCACAGAGCATGACCGGCTGAGCACGGAAATGGCAAGCCAGGACGGGGAGGAGGGGGCCAGCGACAGCGCCGAGTTCCACTACACCCGGCCCATGTATAGCAAGCCCAGCATAATGGCGCACAAGCGCTGGATCCACGTGAAGCCCGAGCGCTTTGACCAGGCATGTGAGGGCATGGATGTGCACGCGCCCTACGATGAGCACCAGGTCACTGAGTCTATCAACACCATGCAGACGGAGCACTCAGTCCAGCCTTCGGGAGTGGAGGAAGACTTTCACAtcggggaaaaaaaagtagaagcagAGTTTGACGAACAGGCTGATGAAAGCAATTATGATGAGCAGGTGGATTTCTACGGCTCTTCCATGGAAGAGTTTTCTGGAGAGAGGTCAGACGGTAATCTCATTGGGCACAGACAGGAGGCTGCCCTGGCATCGGGCTACAGTGAGAATATTGAAATGGTAACAGGGATTAAAGAAGAAGCTTCCCATTTAGGATTCTCAGCCACCGACAAGCTGTATCCTTGTCAGTGTGGGAAAAGTTTCACTCACAAGAGTCAGAGAGATCGACACATGAGCATGCACCTCGGTCTTCGGCCTTATGGCTGTGGTGTCTGTGgtaagaaattcaaaatgaagcATCATCTCGTGGGGCACATGAAAATTCATACGGGCATAAAGCCCTATGAGTGTAATATCTGTGCAAAGAGATTTATGTGGAGGGACAGTTTCCACAGGCATGTGACTTCTTGTACCAAGTCCTACGAAGCTGCAAAGGCTGAGCAGAATACGACTGAGGCTAACTAAAAATAGGATCTGGCCCTTGAGTGgcaggcacaaaaataaactatggtaaTTATGCAAATCTGGGCACAGATGATGCGTGCTACTTGCTATTATgagagaagcttaaaaaaaatggaagatatttCTGAAAGACCAGCTCTAAGTAGgccaatttaaaaatctaattcctCAAATTTGTATGTTCCTGTCCAGGCCTGGAGTGGGTAATGGGGATAAGTTAACCCACTTCCCAGCTGGCAAGGTAAACCTTCAGGCCCGTTGTGATTGAGGCAGGTGGACTTGGTGATACAGACATCTGCACTTGGAACTGGACTCCAGCCTACCAGTTCTGTTTCAGGTGGCAGCAAATTTTGATCGCTCATTACAAGGTCACGTTGGCATTTTATTTAGCTCTCACTATAGATACTTAGGTAATGTGGGTTTGTTTTAGTAGCTGCTTCACTGAATGAAAGGCTACTTCTGTAAAAGCTAACAGATAATGTGATTCCTAGGATGCGAAATTGATTAGCAGAGCTCTCTTGTCTGGTTTTATTCTTTCTAGAGggtattttaatgaaaaactatGGAGACGCTAAAAGGGTGACATTCTAAGTAAGAAACAAATAACTTATGGTACAAGCTTCAGTTTCTGTAAGACGCCACTGTCACGATGTGTTTCAGACTCTTGATAAGGCaaaaaagttttgtattttagTACTAACATTTAGTTTGGACAATTGTATCTAATTGTAATTCTCTAGGGTGCCAGAGATAGGTATTTCTAATTGGTTTGCTGTCCCAAATCCTGTGTAATTATAGCATCCACACAGTGGGATCTGCTCTGTGGCTAGTAGGCGTCTAGCCTGCTTTGACCCTGACCACGGTACCATATTGGCTGCTCCAGCCATTTCTCTCTTAGGTTATGATGCTTCCTGAAGAGTTCAGTCCATGACCACAgttggtgggagggagccaagagTCACTGCTGAGAGTTACCTGTGAGCATAGGGAGTCTATGGAGTGCTCCGGTGAAACTCCCCAACTGTCAGCACGAGTTGCTAAGTATCAGAATGTTGAGTGGCAGGAAAAACAACTGCCCAAGAAAAGAGGAGTCTTGAAGATACACTGGTAGGGGAGGTAGTCCCAGAGGGGCACATAGAGCTAATGCTGCCAGTTCTTTAGGAGTGCTGGAATGTGTTTtaaaagggggaaagagggagtcCTAATTTTAGAAAGTAGTCTACAGATTCATGCTCCCAGATTCTAGATAAAGCTGCATAAATTTCCAAGTCCACACAGCTGTATGTACCAAAAAACATCGAGAAAAGCAGCTATTCTTGAGACCTTTTCTGCAACTCAGTCAGATGTTTTAGGTTAAAAAGGAAGCATATATTCAGGATGCTTTTAAGCTGTGTAATATACCTGAAGTTCTCACCAGGGTAGGACAGGGTGCTACTATTATGTCAACTTTTCCATAAATTACTGGTCTTTTACTTCCAAgtggaaacttttttttccttaaaataaaaataacttttcctgGATTTGAggtgaaattttttttcagaagtttggCTTTGCTCTAATGCGATAGACATTGCTGGCAATGGCCTCTGGTCCTTAAGCTCCAACCACGAAGGAAGGCATTTACTTGTTGAACAGTATctggaaaggggaaagaaagtacTTATTTACCAGTTAATTCTTGTAATCGACATTACAAAACAGGGATCTATTCATTAACACTGTATCATTCTCGATATATAAAAAGCACTttgtatttaaaactttattataaatatatatatatattgatttttttaatctagaaactAGATAT harbors:
- the ZBTB43 gene encoding zinc finger and BTB domain-containing protein 43 — protein: MEPGTNSFRVEFPDFSSTILQKLNQQRQQGQLCDVSIVVQGHIFRAHKAVLAASSPYFCDQVLLKNSRRIVLPDVMNPRVFENILLSSYTGRLVMPAPEIVSYLTAASFLQMWHVVDKCTEVLEGNPTVLCQKLNHGSDHQSPSSSNYNGLVESFELGSGGHTDFPKAQELRDGENEEESTKDELSSQLTEHEYLPSNSSTEHDRLSTEMASQDGEEGASDSAEFHYTRPMYSKPSIMAHKRWIHVKPERFDQACEGMDVHAPYDEHQVTESINTMQTEHSVQPSGVEEDFHIGEKKVEAEFDEQADESNYDEQVDFYGSSMEEFSGERSDGNLIGHRQEAALASGYSENIEMVTGIKEEASHLGFSATDKLYPCQCGKSFTHKSQRDRHMSMHLGLRPYGCGVCGKKFKMKHHLVGHMKIHTGIKPYECNICAKRFMWRDSFHRHVTSCTKSYEAAKAEQNTTEAN